Proteins encoded in a region of the Flavobacterium sp. MDT1-60 genome:
- the rnc gene encoding ribonuclease III gives MNIIKKIFSKSRSLEDGIFFDTIQKILGFPPANVDFYKKAFTHRSSNKLDESGNPINYERLEFLGDAMLSAVIAAHLFNKAPNGDEGYLTKMRSKIVSREHLNELGKDLNLVRFVESKVPIQHFGENIHGNIFESLIGAIYLDKGYAFCEKFIQKRVVTPYVDIARLEGKVISYKSLVIEWCQKEKRVFHYDIFEDNGIDGQRLFGVKLSIDDKVIARARATSKKKAEEKASQRAYFAFQEKIDKK, from the coding sequence ATGAATATTATCAAAAAAATATTTTCTAAATCCCGTTCTCTAGAAGACGGGATTTTTTTTGACACTATTCAGAAAATACTTGGTTTTCCGCCTGCAAATGTTGATTTTTATAAGAAAGCATTTACGCACAGATCTTCAAATAAATTAGATGAATCTGGAAACCCAATTAATTACGAACGACTGGAATTTTTAGGAGATGCTATGTTAAGTGCCGTAATTGCTGCACATTTATTTAATAAAGCACCAAATGGAGACGAAGGTTATCTAACCAAAATGCGATCAAAAATTGTAAGTCGCGAGCATTTGAATGAATTAGGCAAAGATTTGAATTTAGTGCGCTTTGTAGAGAGTAAAGTGCCTATTCAGCATTTTGGAGAAAATATTCATGGTAATATTTTTGAATCGCTTATTGGAGCTATTTACCTGGATAAAGGATATGCTTTTTGCGAAAAATTTATACAAAAAAGAGTAGTGACTCCTTATGTCGATATTGCCCGACTTGAAGGAAAGGTAATTAGTTATAAAAGTTTAGTTATTGAATGGTGTCAGAAAGAGAAGAGGGTCTTTCATTATGACATTTTTGAAGATAATGGTATTGACGGACAACGCCTGTTCGGTGTCAAATTAAGTATAGACGATAAAGTAATCGCAAGAGCGCGAGCAACTTCAAAAAAGAAAGCAGAAGAAAAAGCATCACAAAGAGCTTATTTTGCATTTCAGGAAAAAATAGATAAGAAATAA
- a CDS encoding HAD family phosphatase — MYRNTYIVPLFLFLLVSCKKNENATTVNPKDSTAVVANSSDPLPSWNDGTLKSDIIAYVTKVTKEGSADFIPIENRIATFDNDGTLWAEKPYVQELFAFYRVKKMVEANPALAQKQPFKAVVEKDKTFFEKGGEKALVGLVAATHTGMTEDEFEASVKEFFAGAQYPGKNVPLKQIRYQPQLELLNYLRANGFKTFIVTGGTIELVRAISADFYGIPKEQVVGTSFKYTFDDATNSIKREPALDLLDDKAGKPVGIQLHIGQRPVFACGNEGGAGDLAMLRYSQGSKYPSFQMIVNHNDSIREYNYQEKDNLSLNTAAKYKYHVISMKDDWKTIFSTK, encoded by the coding sequence ATGTATAGAAATACATATATAGTCCCGCTATTTTTATTTTTACTGGTTTCATGTAAAAAAAATGAAAATGCCACAACTGTCAATCCTAAAGACAGCACAGCAGTAGTTGCGAATAGCAGTGACCCGCTGCCAAGCTGGAACGACGGTACACTTAAAAGTGATATTATAGCTTATGTAACAAAAGTGACAAAAGAAGGAAGTGCTGATTTTATTCCAATTGAAAACAGAATTGCCACTTTTGATAATGATGGAACACTTTGGGCTGAAAAACCCTATGTTCAGGAATTATTCGCTTTTTACAGAGTTAAAAAAATGGTCGAAGCAAATCCTGCTTTAGCTCAAAAACAGCCCTTTAAAGCGGTTGTAGAAAAAGACAAAACTTTCTTTGAAAAAGGAGGCGAAAAAGCATTAGTTGGACTAGTTGCCGCAACACATACCGGTATGACAGAAGATGAATTTGAAGCTTCTGTAAAAGAGTTTTTTGCCGGAGCCCAATATCCTGGTAAAAATGTTCCTTTAAAACAAATCAGATACCAGCCACAATTGGAGCTTTTGAATTATTTGCGTGCAAATGGTTTCAAAACTTTCATTGTAACGGGTGGAACGATCGAATTAGTAAGAGCAATATCAGCTGATTTCTACGGAATCCCAAAAGAACAGGTAGTTGGAACTTCTTTCAAATACACATTTGACGATGCAACTAATAGTATCAAAAGAGAGCCTGCTTTAGACTTATTAGATGACAAAGCAGGAAAACCTGTTGGAATACAACTTCATATTGGACAAAGACCTGTTTTTGCCTGTGGAAACGAAGGTGGAGCAGGAGATCTTGCTATGCTTAGGTATTCTCAGGGAAGCAAATACCCTTCGTTTCAAATGATCGTAAACCATAACGATTCTATCAGAGAATACAATTATCAGGAAAAAGATAATTTATCCTTAAATACTGCTGCCAAATACAAATATCATGTAATCAGTATGAAAGACGATTGGAAAACAATATTTTCAACTAAATAA
- a CDS encoding IPExxxVDY family protein, whose product MAIHRLDLDEFDEIDYYLMAIHTSLEDYRLAYFINKNLPINLSKSKNEIHAQTKEGEANFSRFYYYDSEKAISWNLIQNKNEIISVSTNDFQNLFSHETSEVSTTIHLLPEFKKVDFFLKIDNSDEAVDFSEIQQQLNSIESIAAIYAVDTNKIKSKNNLIF is encoded by the coding sequence ATGGCTATTCATAGATTGGATTTAGACGAATTTGACGAGATTGATTATTATTTAATGGCAATTCATACTTCATTAGAAGATTATAGACTGGCCTATTTTATCAATAAAAACCTTCCGATAAACTTAAGTAAGAGCAAAAACGAGATCCATGCTCAGACTAAGGAAGGCGAAGCAAATTTTTCCAGATTTTATTACTATGATTCTGAAAAAGCCATTTCCTGGAATTTGATTCAGAATAAAAATGAAATCATTTCTGTGAGTACGAATGATTTCCAGAATTTGTTTTCTCATGAAACAAGTGAGGTTTCGACAACAATTCATTTACTTCCTGAATTCAAAAAGGTAGATTTTTTCCTGAAAATAGACAATAGCGATGAGGCTGTCGATTTTTCAGAAATTCAGCAACAATTAAATTCAATAGAAAGTATTGCAGCAATATATGCTGTGGATACCAATAAAATAAAATCAAAAAACAATCTAATTTTTTAA
- the pyk gene encoding pyruvate kinase, which produces MLTNKKTKIVATLGPACSTREIIKDMIDAGVNVFRVNFSHADYEGVKDKINIIRGLNEEFGYTTAILGDLQGPKLRVGVMEEGTVVHDGDLITFTTAEDILGTASKVFMKYQNFPNDVNPGERILLDDGKLIFEIISTDKKTEVVAKVIQGGELKSKKGVNLPNTKISLPALTEKDIADAIFAIEQKVDWIALSFVKTPRDLQDLQELIAKHSDVKIPIIAKIEMPEALDNMDKIIAYCDGLMVARGDLGVELPAHEVPLVQKDLIRRAKIARIPVIVATQMMETMITSLTPTRAEVNDVANSVMDGADAVMLSGETATGNYPVQVIQKMTQICEAVEDSPLIQVPQNTPQIKTKRFVTKTVCHQAALLANEIKAKAICTLTNSGYTAFQISAWRPSSHILVFTSNKRILTQLNLLWGVKSYFYDKDESTDDTVTDVNEIAKQKGFVVKGDYLINLAAMPIKDKGMVNTMRVSEIE; this is translated from the coding sequence ATGTTAACAAACAAGAAAACCAAAATTGTTGCTACGCTAGGGCCTGCATGTAGTACGAGAGAGATTATCAAGGATATGATCGACGCAGGGGTTAATGTGTTTAGAGTCAATTTTTCGCATGCTGATTACGAAGGAGTAAAAGATAAAATTAATATTATTAGAGGCCTTAACGAAGAGTTTGGTTACACAACTGCAATCCTTGGAGATTTGCAGGGACCAAAACTTAGAGTTGGTGTAATGGAAGAGGGAACTGTAGTTCATGATGGTGATCTAATTACATTTACAACTGCAGAAGATATTTTAGGAACTGCTTCTAAAGTATTCATGAAATATCAAAATTTCCCAAATGATGTTAATCCGGGTGAGCGTATTTTGCTTGATGACGGAAAACTTATTTTCGAAATTATTTCTACTGATAAAAAAACAGAAGTTGTTGCTAAGGTAATTCAGGGTGGAGAATTAAAATCTAAAAAAGGGGTTAATCTTCCAAACACAAAAATTTCATTACCAGCTTTAACTGAAAAAGATATTGCAGATGCAATTTTTGCTATTGAACAAAAAGTAGACTGGATCGCGCTTTCGTTTGTAAAGACACCTCGCGATTTACAAGATTTACAAGAATTGATCGCTAAGCATTCTGATGTTAAAATTCCAATCATTGCTAAAATCGAAATGCCGGAAGCTCTTGATAACATGGATAAAATTATAGCATATTGCGATGGTTTAATGGTAGCTCGTGGAGATCTTGGAGTTGAACTTCCTGCTCATGAAGTACCATTGGTACAAAAAGATTTGATCCGTAGAGCTAAAATAGCCAGAATTCCTGTTATTGTTGCGACTCAAATGATGGAAACAATGATTACAAGTTTGACTCCAACAAGAGCAGAGGTAAATGACGTTGCAAACTCTGTAATGGATGGAGCTGATGCTGTAATGTTGTCTGGAGAAACTGCTACAGGAAATTATCCGGTACAAGTAATCCAAAAAATGACTCAAATTTGTGAAGCTGTTGAGGATTCTCCGCTAATTCAGGTTCCGCAAAATACACCACAAATTAAAACAAAACGTTTTGTTACTAAAACAGTTTGTCACCAGGCAGCTTTATTAGCAAATGAAATCAAAGCAAAAGCAATTTGTACATTAACAAATAGCGGTTATACAGCTTTCCAAATTTCGGCTTGGAGACCATCTTCGCATATTTTGGTGTTTACTTCAAACAAAAGAATCTTAACACAATTGAATTTATTATGGGGAGTGAAATCATACTTCTATGATAAAGATGAGAGTACAGATGATACTGTAACTGATGTTAACGAAATCGCAAAACAAAAAGGATTTGTTGTAAAAGGTGATTATTTGATCAATCTTGCTGCAATGCCAATTAAGGATAAAGGAATGGTTAATACCATGAGAGTTTCTGAAATAGAATAA
- a CDS encoding DUF2252 domain-containing protein has product MSKEFEHSIENSFDPVASKAERYAKGTAFRKTTPRSSQQEWNPPENRRDPIDILIKTSIGRIDNLVPLRYRRMMESPFTFFRGAAAIMAADLENTPNTGIDLQLCGDCHLMNFGGFATPERKLVFDINDFDETFPGPWEWDLKRLASSFVIAGRWRKFSSKNCKEFAWHVADSYKRNMLDYSQLSALQIWYADIDLAELIEKGDDEELKEFQQKRLKKASEFTAHEKEFAKMTYQEGTRARIKDDPPLIFHPTGKEWQRLESEAVTIHKRYMETLSDEKKVLLSRYALHDFAIKIVGVGSVGTLCGISLLMSATGEPIFLQFKEARQSVLEPHVKAKGKYSHQGERIVRGQKLMQSASDIFLGWTNDSQDKFFYIRQLRDAKVKPVLEIMKAKNMADYAKACGWALARAHARTGDPSILSGYIGNSNEFANAIARFSISYADQNEADYTKMLEAIKDGRLPISTEI; this is encoded by the coding sequence ATGTCCAAAGAATTCGAACATAGCATTGAGAATTCTTTTGATCCGGTGGCATCAAAAGCAGAACGGTATGCGAAAGGTACAGCGTTCAGAAAAACGACGCCCCGTTCTTCCCAGCAGGAATGGAATCCGCCGGAAAATCGTCGGGATCCCATTGACATTCTGATCAAAACCAGTATTGGAAGAATAGATAATTTGGTACCATTACGATACAGGCGAATGATGGAAAGTCCGTTTACTTTTTTCAGGGGTGCCGCTGCAATTATGGCCGCTGATTTGGAAAATACTCCAAATACAGGAATTGATCTTCAGCTTTGCGGCGATTGTCATCTGATGAATTTTGGCGGATTTGCAACTCCCGAGCGAAAATTAGTTTTTGACATTAATGATTTTGATGAAACTTTTCCGGGACCTTGGGAATGGGATCTTAAAAGGTTGGCATCAAGTTTTGTAATTGCCGGAAGGTGGAGAAAATTCTCGAGTAAAAATTGCAAAGAATTTGCCTGGCATGTTGCTGATAGTTATAAAAGGAACATGTTAGATTATAGTCAATTATCAGCACTTCAAATTTGGTATGCTGATATTGATCTGGCCGAACTTATTGAAAAAGGAGACGACGAAGAGCTAAAAGAATTTCAACAGAAGAGATTAAAAAAAGCATCAGAATTTACAGCTCATGAAAAGGAGTTTGCTAAAATGACTTATCAGGAAGGTACCCGTGCCCGAATAAAAGATGATCCGCCTTTAATTTTTCATCCAACAGGGAAAGAATGGCAGCGACTTGAAAGTGAAGCTGTAACTATTCATAAAAGATATATGGAAACATTATCTGACGAAAAAAAAGTATTACTAAGCCGATATGCTTTACACGATTTTGCCATCAAAATAGTGGGAGTTGGAAGTGTGGGAACACTTTGCGGTATTAGTTTATTGATGTCGGCTACGGGCGAACCTATTTTCCTGCAGTTTAAGGAGGCGAGACAGAGCGTTTTAGAGCCTCATGTTAAAGCAAAAGGTAAATACAGCCATCAAGGCGAACGAATTGTCAGAGGACAAAAGTTGATGCAGTCTGCGTCGGATATTTTTTTAGGATGGACAAACGATAGTCAGGATAAATTTTTCTATATCCGACAGCTTCGTGATGCAAAAGTGAAACCGGTTTTGGAAATTATGAAAGCCAAAAACATGGCCGATTATGCAAAAGCCTGCGGATGGGCACTTGCAAGAGCGCACGCCCGTACAGGAGACCCTTCGATACTATCCGGTTATATTGGCAACAGTAACGAATTTGCCAATGCTATAGCGAGATTTTCAATTTCGTACGCAGATCAAAACGAAGCGGATTACACTAAAATGCTGGAAGCAATAAAAGACGGCAGATTGCCAATTTCAACAGAAATCTAA
- a CDS encoding arylsulfatase: protein MKQIRFKNALLLFALVGFTGFQVEAQNTKKPNVLIIWGDDIGISNISAYSSGLMGYMTPNIDRIANEGERFLQYYGEQSCTAGRAALVTGQHGIRTGLTKVGYPGAPMGMSQLDPSLGGIMKNLGYATGQFGKNHLGDRNENLPTVNGFDEFFGNLYHLNAEEEPELPDYPKDPAYLAKYSPRGVLKCTATNTDDGTVDPRFGKIGKQRIEDTGPLTKKRMETVDDETSAAAIDFIKRQNAAGKPFFVWWNGTRMHLRTHVRAENRGKYTHGDSEYNDGMIEHDITVGTLLKVLDDLGIADNTIVVYSTDNGPHMNSWPDAAMTPFRSEKNTNWEGAFRVPCLVRWPGVIKPGQVTNELMSHNDWMPTLASIAGEPDLVKKTLTGYKANGNTYKVHLDGFDQSNLLRGTAKSARDKFFYSDDDGLLVGLREGDYKYVFAEQRKEGTMGVWAEPFTKLRLQKIFNLYQDPYERADITSNTYWDWVLNHVGSAYGMIQDVVDFAGTFREYPPRSIPPSFSPYTIMDETLEQIKMQKALNSGQGTSKKK from the coding sequence ATGAAACAAATTAGATTTAAAAATGCATTATTACTTTTTGCATTAGTTGGCTTCACGGGATTTCAAGTTGAGGCGCAAAATACCAAGAAACCCAATGTCCTAATAATTTGGGGAGATGATATTGGGATAAGTAATATTAGTGCTTATAGTAGCGGTTTGATGGGATACATGACTCCTAATATTGACAGAATTGCCAATGAAGGAGAACGCTTCTTACAATATTATGGAGAACAGAGTTGTACGGCCGGTCGTGCCGCACTAGTTACAGGCCAACATGGAATTCGTACCGGATTAACTAAAGTTGGTTATCCTGGTGCACCTATGGGTATGAGCCAATTAGATCCTTCACTAGGTGGTATCATGAAAAATTTAGGCTATGCTACAGGACAATTTGGTAAAAACCATCTTGGAGACCGTAATGAAAATTTACCAACAGTAAATGGTTTTGACGAGTTCTTTGGAAACCTTTACCACTTAAACGCTGAGGAGGAACCAGAATTGCCGGATTACCCTAAAGATCCTGCTTATTTAGCAAAATATAGCCCAAGAGGGGTGCTAAAATGTACTGCAACCAATACAGATGACGGAACTGTTGATCCTCGTTTTGGAAAAATTGGAAAACAAAGAATCGAAGATACCGGACCTCTTACTAAAAAAAGAATGGAAACAGTTGATGATGAGACCTCTGCAGCAGCTATTGATTTTATCAAAAGACAAAATGCTGCAGGAAAACCATTTTTTGTTTGGTGGAATGGTACACGTATGCACTTACGTACACATGTGAGAGCTGAAAATCGTGGTAAATATACACATGGTGACAGCGAATATAATGATGGTATGATCGAACATGATATTACCGTTGGAACATTGCTAAAAGTATTGGATGATCTTGGTATTGCTGATAATACGATTGTTGTCTATTCTACAGATAATGGACCTCATATGAATAGCTGGCCAGATGCTGCAATGACACCATTCCGCTCTGAGAAAAACACCAACTGGGAGGGTGCCTTTAGAGTTCCTTGTTTAGTACGTTGGCCTGGAGTAATTAAACCGGGCCAAGTGACTAATGAGTTAATGAGTCATAACGACTGGATGCCAACATTAGCTTCTATTGCAGGTGAACCAGATTTAGTAAAAAAAACCTTAACAGGTTATAAAGCAAATGGTAATACCTATAAAGTACATTTAGATGGTTTTGATCAGTCTAATTTATTACGTGGTACTGCAAAAAGCGCCAGAGATAAATTCTTTTATTCTGATGATGATGGACTTCTGGTTGGCTTACGTGAAGGAGATTATAAATATGTCTTTGCAGAACAACGTAAAGAAGGAACAATGGGGGTTTGGGCAGAACCGTTCACCAAATTGAGATTGCAAAAAATATTTAATCTTTATCAGGATCCTTATGAAAGAGCTGATATAACTTCAAATACATATTGGGACTGGGTACTAAACCATGTGGGTTCAGCTTATGGAATGATTCAGGACGTAGTAGATTTTGCAGGAACGTTTAGAGAATATCCACCTCGTTCTATTCCGCCAAGTTTCTCTCCTTACACTATTATGGATGAAACACTGGAACAAATTAAAATGCAAAAAGCATTGAATAGCGGACAAGGAACTTCAAAGAAAAAATAA
- a CDS encoding DUF2092 domain-containing protein, translating into MTKKKLFLIGLVMLTITTIGQTQRIDSTAVFLLHRTGETFQDLKSCSFTAVTTYDVPNDNLGLIKHAVTEKVAIKFPDKMKVTSSGDKGNRGLWYDGKKLNYYSFDNNTYGFTTAPGSVIETIDEISKKFGIEFPGADFFYPTFLQDLISDQGNLIFLGKTTVEGRECFHIAGTDKTKSFQFWIGNDDLFLPVKMVIIYTSEKEKPQYEAVYKDWTVNTDYPDTMFEFTTPPKASKVKLTPRENTK; encoded by the coding sequence ATGACTAAAAAAAAATTATTTTTGATAGGCTTAGTGATGCTAACCATCACAACAATTGGCCAGACACAGCGCATAGACTCAACCGCTGTTTTTCTCCTGCACCGCACAGGCGAAACTTTTCAGGATCTAAAGTCCTGCAGTTTTACAGCCGTGACAACCTATGATGTACCGAATGATAATCTGGGACTTATAAAACATGCCGTAACCGAAAAAGTGGCGATTAAGTTTCCCGATAAAATGAAAGTGACTTCATCCGGTGATAAAGGAAATCGTGGTTTGTGGTATGACGGTAAAAAATTAAATTATTACTCGTTTGACAATAATACATACGGTTTTACAACTGCTCCCGGATCTGTAATTGAAACGATTGATGAGATCAGTAAAAAATTCGGAATTGAATTTCCCGGTGCCGATTTCTTCTATCCTACTTTTTTGCAGGATCTGATTTCAGATCAGGGTAATTTAATTTTTTTGGGTAAAACTACTGTTGAAGGACGTGAATGTTTTCATATTGCCGGAACTGATAAAACAAAAAGCTTTCAGTTTTGGATCGGCAATGACGATTTGTTTCTTCCTGTAAAAATGGTCATTATTTATACTTCTGAAAAAGAAAAACCGCAATATGAAGCTGTCTATAAAGACTGGACCGTAAACACCGATTATCCGGATACCATGTTTGAGTTTACTACACCGCCAAAAGCATCTAAAGTAAAATTGACTCCCAGAGAAAACACTAAATAA
- a CDS encoding DUF1254 domain-containing protein produces the protein MKSRILILVTVCFLVSCTKSTKINETSVVIDTTGTAVFKPADFEEQIVYNRAIEAVIWGMPAVNSELLHESLLKAKGDYNQIIFWSGLISSKNQTLTPNPDVIYINPLYDTRQGPVVLEIPPVEGVSSLTGSLDDGWQTAIEDLGPAGFDKGKGGKYLILPPNYKDVPPIGYIPLQSSTYTGFAILRSNLTDGSPNDIKRAVEYGKKVKIYPLSEADNPPPTAFVDLIDVPFSNTIPYNVHFFEVLNQFVQREPWLTRDLAMLDQLKTIGIEKGKIFQADARRQEILNAAIKDAHHWIDSKYEKIFTPPFYEGTNWALPASQDVVKAIMSNYLAPNLYPVDERAISYSMAYFSAKKLGTGQYYLMTIKDKDGQEFNGSKLYKLHLPAKVPIKLYWSVTAYDRETHALILGMKYSSRASTTPGLQKNADGSVDIYFGATAPAGKESNWVPTDPKRKFELLARFYGPEKGFFDKVWKMGDAEEVK, from the coding sequence ATGAAATCAAGAATTTTAATACTTGTAACAGTTTGCTTTTTAGTATCCTGTACTAAATCGACAAAAATAAATGAAACCAGCGTAGTTATTGATACTACAGGAACAGCCGTATTTAAACCTGCAGATTTTGAGGAGCAAATAGTTTACAATCGTGCAATCGAAGCGGTTATTTGGGGAATGCCTGCCGTTAATTCGGAGTTGCTGCACGAAAGTCTTTTAAAAGCAAAAGGAGATTATAATCAGATTATTTTTTGGTCAGGACTTATTAGTTCAAAGAATCAGACGTTAACTCCAAATCCGGACGTAATTTATATAAATCCGCTATACGATACCAGACAAGGCCCCGTAGTTTTAGAAATTCCACCAGTTGAAGGCGTCTCATCTTTAACGGGAAGTTTAGATGACGGCTGGCAAACTGCAATAGAAGATCTTGGCCCGGCAGGTTTTGACAAAGGCAAAGGCGGTAAGTATCTTATTTTACCTCCCAATTATAAAGATGTTCCACCAATAGGTTATATTCCGCTTCAATCTTCTACTTACACAGGTTTTGCGATACTTCGATCGAATTTAACAGACGGAAGTCCAAATGATATAAAAAGAGCAGTTGAGTATGGAAAAAAAGTAAAAATATACCCCCTTTCTGAGGCCGATAATCCACCGCCAACAGCGTTTGTTGACTTGATTGACGTTCCGTTTAGCAATACTATTCCGTATAACGTTCATTTCTTTGAGGTACTAAATCAGTTTGTGCAAAGAGAACCCTGGCTGACAAGGGACTTAGCAATGCTGGATCAGTTAAAAACTATCGGAATTGAAAAAGGAAAAATTTTTCAGGCCGATGCCAGAAGGCAGGAAATCTTAAATGCAGCAATTAAAGATGCACATCACTGGATTGATAGCAAGTATGAAAAAATCTTTACGCCTCCATTTTATGAAGGAACAAATTGGGCATTGCCTGCTTCTCAGGATGTAGTTAAAGCGATTATGTCAAATTATCTGGCTCCTAATCTTTATCCTGTTGATGAAAGGGCAATCAGTTATTCAATGGCTTATTTTAGTGCTAAAAAACTAGGAACAGGTCAATATTATTTAATGACAATTAAGGATAAAGATGGGCAGGAATTTAATGGTTCAAAATTGTATAAGCTTCATTTGCCTGCAAAAGTTCCAATAAAATTATATTGGTCTGTTACGGCTTATGACCGTGAGACTCATGCTTTGATTTTAGGAATGAAATACTCTAGTCGTGCTTCTACAACTCCGGGACTTCAAAAAAATGCAGACGGTTCTGTGGATATTTATTTTGGTGCTACCGCTCCTGCAGGAAAAGAATCAAATTGGGTGCCTACAGATCCAAAGAGAAAATTTGAATTACTGGCTCGTTTCTATGGTCCGGAAAAAGGATTTTTTGATAAAGTTTGGAAAATGGGCGATGCTGAAGAAGTGAAATAA
- a CDS encoding DUF4136 domain-containing protein, protein MNIKRKNLRIIPFFVLGLIFSCSPTVKVTTDYDHATNFGEYRTFTVYDLKAQEGQVNQLNVDRVAKAIRAEMTAKGFTESSSNPDLKVNAVSILKNKTQVTADTNFYGYGGMYRPYGYWGGGAMMGGGSTTFNTYDYVDGSLIIDIVSAKTGKLVWQGIGNAQIDSKPDNPEEFINGAIKKILEGFPPGLAKK, encoded by the coding sequence ATGAATATTAAAAGAAAGAATCTTCGTATAATCCCATTTTTTGTATTGGGATTGATTTTCAGCTGTTCTCCAACTGTAAAAGTAACAACTGATTATGACCATGCTACCAATTTTGGCGAATATAGAACTTTCACTGTGTATGACCTGAAAGCACAAGAAGGTCAGGTAAATCAGCTTAATGTAGATCGTGTTGCGAAAGCCATTCGTGCAGAAATGACTGCAAAGGGTTTTACCGAATCAAGTTCTAATCCGGATTTAAAAGTAAATGCGGTATCCATTCTAAAAAACAAAACTCAGGTTACAGCCGATACTAATTTTTATGGTTACGGCGGTATGTACCGTCCATACGGATATTGGGGCGGGGGCGCTATGATGGGTGGAGGCTCAACAACATTTAATACTTACGATTATGTTGATGGTTCGTTAATCATTGATATTGTATCTGCTAAAACAGGAAAACTGGTTTGGCAAGGAATCGGTAACGCACAAATTGACAGCAAACCTGATAATCCAGAGGAATTTATCAATGGTGCAATCAAAAAAATACTAGAAGGTTTTCCTCCCGGATTAGCCAAAAAATAG
- a CDS encoding DUF6515 family protein encodes MKLFQPKNKISLIIIALFALLIMIPEEATAQRFGHHPPPRPMPRPAPRPMPRPIPPAPRPLPPRPLPPHPYPHPYPRPLPPPFHPYPVPFPYIYHPFVPYYWGPTWYPIGFFAATLTTAAIIITVENNQYHYDDGVYYVKESSGYKVVPAPIGATISELPKGYVTINVSGTEYYYYGGTYYVKASAKYKVINAPVGAVVAHLPEGAEEKTIDGQKYMIYNNVYYQPISKDGQDSYVVVQGK; translated from the coding sequence ATGAAATTGTTTCAACCTAAAAATAAAATCTCTCTCATTATTATTGCATTGTTTGCACTATTGATCATGATTCCGGAAGAGGCTACGGCACAGCGATTTGGTCATCATCCTCCGCCAAGACCAATGCCAAGACCAGCACCAAGACCAATGCCGCGTCCGATTCCTCCTGCGCCGAGACCACTTCCGCCACGCCCTTTGCCGCCTCACCCATACCCGCATCCGTATCCGAGACCGCTTCCTCCGCCATTTCATCCTTATCCAGTCCCTTTTCCGTACATCTATCATCCATTTGTACCGTATTATTGGGGACCAACATGGTACCCAATTGGCTTCTTTGCTGCTACCTTAACGACTGCTGCGATCATTATAACAGTTGAAAACAATCAGTATCATTATGATGATGGTGTGTATTACGTTAAAGAATCCAGTGGTTATAAAGTGGTACCAGCACCAATAGGAGCAACAATTTCAGAATTGCCAAAAGGGTATGTTACTATCAATGTTTCCGGAACAGAGTACTATTATTACGGTGGAACTTATTATGTAAAAGCCTCCGCCAAATACAAGGTAATAAATGCACCTGTAGGTGCTGTTGTGGCTCATCTTCCAGAAGGAGCTGAAGAAAAAACCATTGACGGTCAGAAATATATGATTTACAACAATGTTTACTATCAGCCCATTTCTAAAGACGGACAAGATAGTTATGTTGTTGTTCAGGGAAAATAA